One window of Neptuniibacter halophilus genomic DNA carries:
- a CDS encoding Lrp/AsnC family transcriptional regulator produces MKYEIDRIDRHILRCLQQDNRISNQKLAEEVGLSPPACLRRVRKLREEGVIMADVSLINPRMIGQSLNIIVEVEMGRDSIDVHDNFMRKMQQAAEVTQCYQVTGEIDFVLVIVVRDMEAYESFARRELASDPNLRKFRSLISLRRNKFSTQLDVDQL; encoded by the coding sequence ATGAAATACGAGATTGACCGCATCGACCGGCATATCCTCCGATGCCTGCAGCAGGATAACCGGATCAGTAATCAGAAACTGGCAGAAGAGGTGGGCCTCTCTCCACCGGCTTGTCTGCGTCGGGTACGAAAATTGCGCGAGGAAGGGGTGATCATGGCCGATGTGTCGCTGATCAACCCACGCATGATTGGTCAGTCCCTGAATATTATTGTTGAGGTTGAGATGGGGCGTGACTCCATCGATGTTCACGATAACTTTATGCGTAAGATGCAGCAGGCTGCCGAAGTGACTCAATGCTATCAGGTCACCGGTGAGATCGATTTTGTACTGGTGATTGTGGTGCGGGATATGGAGGCCTACGAGTCTTTTGCCCGGCGCGAACTGGCGAGTGACCCGAATCTGCGTAAGTTCAGGTCACTGATCTCACTGCGCAGAAATAAATTTTCCACGCAACTGGATGTGGATCAGCTCTGA
- a CDS encoding substrate-binding periplasmic protein translates to MQNRLYSLLFTVLLLFLSVQSRAEHPIRLAVPDFPPLTYYADGQFRGVGIEQLESALQALRQPYVFSLVPNYGRAVQEVRKGHYDGFFLASENRERNQIAVLSDPVLINRWSWFLRSDAPLLPDDMAFKSQAGIATHLNTNTHRWLLEHDYRVTYTPGDVDDLLKPLIRGRVNAVFLAEHVFLDSCRRLGIDPQRFLQIVEKPMPMGAYISKRYLADHPQFMQQLNEQLRRQTSGTAVYD, encoded by the coding sequence GTGCAGAATCGTTTATACAGCCTTCTCTTTACCGTACTGCTGCTTTTTCTGAGCGTTCAGAGCAGAGCCGAACACCCTATCCGACTGGCAGTCCCCGACTTCCCTCCCCTGACCTACTATGCTGATGGCCAGTTCAGGGGCGTGGGCATTGAGCAACTGGAAAGTGCGCTGCAGGCACTTCGACAGCCCTATGTATTTTCACTGGTTCCAAACTATGGACGGGCTGTTCAGGAAGTACGCAAGGGACACTATGATGGCTTTTTCCTGGCATCTGAAAACCGCGAGCGCAACCAGATTGCCGTGTTATCAGACCCGGTGCTGATCAACCGCTGGTCATGGTTCCTGCGAAGTGATGCGCCTCTGTTACCCGACGACATGGCATTCAAATCACAGGCGGGCATTGCGACCCATCTCAATACCAACACCCATCGCTGGCTGCTGGAACATGACTACCGTGTAACCTACACACCGGGCGATGTTGATGACCTTTTAAAACCCCTGATACGGGGCCGGGTGAATGCGGTATTTCTTGCTGAGCATGTTTTTCTTGATAGCTGCCGGCGCCTCGGCATCGATCCGCAACGATTTTTACAGATAGTCGAAAAACCAATGCCCATGGGGGCTTATATTTCAAAACGCTATCTGGCGGATCATCCTCAGTTTATGCAGCAGCTCAACGAACAGTTACGTCGTCAAACTTCCGGGACGGCAGTGTACGATTAA